CACGGCGATCACCGAGGTATCCCGCTGCCCGGCCAGGTCGGCGAAAATGTTGCGTGAAATAAATGAAGTGAGAATTTCCGGAATACTGAGATCGGCAACACGACCGATGCGCTCGTTCAGCACTTCCACCCGCGCGGCTTCCCGTGCACCTTCCACCAACCCGTCTGCGGTCAGCCCGAACAATTGCGCAATGAGCACACCCATCACTGCTGAAATAGCGGTGGTGCCCAGCAACACAGCGAGGACGGACACACTGATTTTGCCGAGGGAGCGGGTGTTGCTGACCTTCACCACTGCCCCCAGGATACAGACCAGCACCAGCGGCATTACCAGCAGGTGCAGCAGGTTGACATAGCCTTCGCCAATCAACCCGACCCAGTCAAGAACGAAGGGAATATCCACACCCCAGCCTTCCGCCAGATGCATGAACCCACCCAACAGAACCCCCAGCAACAGGCCCGCAAATACTGCGGGAGCCAGTGAATTGCGACTGCGATGCCAGCGCGCCAGTGGCCACATCAGGAAAAAGTAAAACGCCAGAAGGAGCAATGCACTCAATTGCATGTATTTTTAGTTCCAGTTTGCTGTTTTTACCGACAAAAAACCGAACGCATCCTATCAGTTGGCGCGCATTTCCTTTAAAGACGCTTTAGTTATAGTTTTAGAAGAGAGAGTTGGGTCAGCAGCCGACCCGTGCCGAAAATGACACCGGCAGACTACTGCGGATGAACAGCGGCTACCGCCTCAGCCAGAGACGCCACCGATTGCGGGCCGACCAGGGTCTGTCGCCACTGCCCGCGGTCGTCGATGATAAAGGTGGACGGCAACACCTGAGGGACCGCCTGCCCCCAGCGGCCAGGTGGCGCCGCCGCCAGCAATGGGAATTCGATTTCGAACTTTCGCGCCTGCTCCGTCACCTGCTCCGATGTCAGCTGGTCAAAATTGATCCCCACAACGATTGCCCGCCCCTTTTGCTCACGGTAGAAGGCGTTAAGTTCGGGGATCTCCTCCCGGCAGGGGGCGCACCACTCCGCCCAATAATTCACCACCAGAACCTTGCCGGCGGTATCCAGCGAATCACCTTCGAGGGTCTGCAGGCCACCGTTGCGGCCTTCACACCCACCCGCCAGCAGGGTAGCGAGACACAGCGCAAACAACAGGGCAAATTTTTCAGGAACTCGCGGTACGACTCGAAGATTTGCTGCGGGCATCGCGGCGGCTTCCTTTATTGGCAGAGTTGTCGTCGTTGATTCTGTCTGGCGGAGGCAACTCAGCGGGTTCTGCAACCGGCTCCACTGTCTTCTCCAGTATTTCCGCCGCCATGGACTCGCGGAACAGATCGCCCAGGCTCTGGGAGAGGTGCTCATGCGAAAAGTCCCGCGCCTCGCGGAAACGCGCGTCCACTTCCCGGAACCAGGGACG
This is a stretch of genomic DNA from Microbulbifer bruguierae. It encodes these proteins:
- a CDS encoding TlpA family protein disulfide reductase, which translates into the protein MPAANLRVVPRVPEKFALLFALCLATLLAGGCEGRNGGLQTLEGDSLDTAGKVLVVNYWAEWCAPCREEIPELNAFYREQKGRAIVVGINFDQLTSEQVTEQARKFEIEFPLLAAAPPGRWGQAVPQVLPSTFIIDDRGQWRQTLVGPQSVASLAEAVAAVHPQ